The Microcebus murinus isolate Inina chromosome 4, M.murinus_Inina_mat1.0, whole genome shotgun sequence genome has a segment encoding these proteins:
- the LOC142861000 gene encoding olfactory receptor 52B4-like produces the protein MTALNHTGFSHTVFRLLGIPGLEDQHMWISIPFFISHVTALLGNGLLICIILTKRSLHQPKYLFLCMLAGADIVLSTCTVPQALAIFWFHAGEITLDRCITQLFFIHSTFIFESGILLVMAFDRYIAICYPLRYTTILTNSLIGKIGVTIFLRSYGIIVPIIFLVKRLTFCRSNIIPHTCCQHISLAKYSCNDIRVNIWYGVFIIMSTVTLDVMLVFISYMLILHAVFRMPSQDARHKALNTCGSHVCVIILFYGPGIFSVLTERFGRHISPHIHILLANVCLLAPPMLNPIIYGVKTKQIRDQVTHVLFPKVT, from the coding sequence ATGACTGCGTTAAACCACACTGGTTTTAGCCACACAGTCTTCCGTTTGCTGGGCATCCCAGGCCTAGAGGACCAGCACATGTGGATTTCCATCCCCTTCTTCATTTCCCATGTCACTGCCCTCCTTGGGAATGGCCTGCTCATCTGCATTATCCTCACAAAGCGCAGCCTGCACCAGCCCAAGTACCTCTTCCTCTGCATGCTGGCCGGAGCAGACATTGTCCTCTCCACGTGCACAGTCCCACAGGCCTTGGCCATCTTCTGGTTCCATGCTGGGGAGATCACCCTGGATCGCTGCATCACTCAGCTCTTCTTCATCCATTCCACCTTCATCTTTGAGTCAGGGATCTTGTTGGTGATGGCGTTTGACCGCTACATTGCCATCTGCTACCCTCTGAGGTACACCACTATTCTTACAAACTCCCTGATTGGGAAAATTGGAGTGACTATCTTTCTGAGAAGTTATGGTATAATAGTTCCCATAATATTTCTTGTGAAAAGACTGACTTTTTGCAGAAGTAATATTATTCCACACACTTGTTGTCAGCACATTAGTTTGGCCAAATATTCCTGTAATGACATACGAGTAAACATCTGGTATGGTGTTTTTATCATAATGTCTACAGTAACTTTAGATGTCATGCtagtttttatttcctatatgcttattctccatgctgttttccgtATGCCATCCCAAGATGCTCGACACAAAGCTCTCAATACTTGTGGCTCCCATGTCTGTGTCATCATCCTCTTTTATGGGCCTGGCATCTTCTCAGTCCTCACTGAGAGGTTTGGACGCCACATCTCACCCCACATCCACATCCTGCTGGCCAATGTCTGCCTTCTGGCTCCTCCTATGCTGAATCCCATCATTTATGGGGTCAAGACCAAACAGATCCGGGACCAGGTGACTCATGTCTTGTTTCCAAAAGTGACATGA